Proteins encoded by one window of Aphis gossypii isolate Hap1 chromosome X, ASM2018417v2, whole genome shotgun sequence:
- the LOC114127526 gene encoding E3 ubiquitin-protein ligase rnf8-B-like: MNPEQKVCKYYLRKSCRYGDQCFNSHEKPPHSKQDDDKPILTFEVATSSKQQREQSENVQQTLTNKPTEHADSKSTENVNKTQPNESINTPPELDISKLTTEMKNLVKKINILETSVNTLRKQLREQQRANSDLINELNATQLHDEDFKCPICFEVFIRPSLLDCSHMFCEWCIDKSLEISDHCPICRERIIDYSYCLNTDNIIKRMIGLMPEKDQKRYKNVAALRAKDKPKSLELRALRVQFELVRLTLNGYVAL, translated from the exons ATGAATCCCGAGCAaaaagtatgtaaatattatctgCGAAAATCTTGTCGATATGGAGATCAATGTTTCAATAGTCATGAAAAGCCACCACATT CGAAACAAGATGATGATAAAcctattttaacttttgaagtTGCAACAAGCAGCAAGCAACAACGAGAGCAATCTGAAAATGTTCAGCAGACATTGACTaacaa gcCAACTGAGCATGCAGATTCAAAATCAactgaaaatgttaataaaacacaACCGAATGAATCAATTAATACACCACCAGAACTAG atATCAGTAAACTGACAACTGAAATGAAAAATctggtgaaaaaaattaatatacttgaaaCATCAGTAAATACACTTCGCAAACAATTACGAGAGCAACAGAGAGCAAATTCTGATCTTATTAATGAACTGAATGCGACACAGTTGCATGACGAGGATTTTAAATGCCCTATTTGTTTTGAAGTATTCATAagg CCATCATTGCTTGATTGCTCGCACATGTTTTGTGAATGGTGTATTGACAAATCATTAGAGATAAGTGATCATTGTCCAATATGCCGGGAACGTATAATCGATTattcatattgtttaaatacagACAACATCATCAAAAGAATGATAGGACTGATGCCAGAAAAAGATCAAAAGAGGTATAAAAACGTTGCGGCACTCAGAGCTAAGGATAAACCAAAaa gtttagAACTGCGTGCTCTCCGTGTGCAATTCGAGTTAGTAAGACTTACATTAAATGGATATGtagcattataa
- the LOC114127555 gene encoding E3 ubiquitin-protein ligase RNF8-like: protein MNPNNPVEKFYYRNPCQFTNKCRPEKPSYSKDFPTLTSDFATSSNHQQENGNVQQTLTNEPISDSNLTENVEIQPQKSINKLQEQDPMILTSENKKLVRKVNSLENSVNTLRKQLKREENKNTNLVNDFNHKRLYDEDYKCLICLEVFIKPKLLNCSHMFCEWCIDKWLVNNNQCPTCRVTIESVAYCLNMDNFIKRMVEQMPNKAKIEYKKTEKERAKDKPQCLKQRAERERHDIIRITLNGRPTLV, encoded by the exons ATGAATCCCAACAATCCTgtagaaaaattttattatcgaAATCCTTgtcaatttacaaataaatgtagaCCTGAAAAGCCATCATATT cgAAAGACTTTCCTACTTTAACTTCAGACTTTGCCACAAGCAGCAATCATCAACAAGAAAATGGAAATGTTCAGCAGACATTGACTAACga accCATTtcagattcaaatttaactgaGAATGTTGAAATACAAccacaaaaatcaataaataaactacaagAACAAG atcCTATGATATTGACAAGCGAAAATAAAAAGCTTGTCAGAAAAGTTAATTCCCTTGAAAACTCAGTGAATACTCTtcgaaaacaattaaaaagggAAGAAAATAAGAATACTAATCttgttaatgattttaatcataaacgGTTATATGACGAAGATTACAAATGCCTTATTTGTTTGGAAGTATTTATAAag CCTAAATTGCTGAATTGCTCGCACATGTTTTGTGAATGGTGCATTGACAAATGGCTAGTGAACAATAATCAGTGTCCAACATGTCGGGTTACAATAGAGAGCGTTGCATACTGTTTAAATATGGATAACTTCATCAAAAGAATGGTAGAGCAAATGCCAAATAAAGCTAAAATTGAGTACAAGAAAACAGAAAAAGAGCGAGCTAAGGATAAACCACAAT gtttaaAACAGCGTGCTGAACGTGAGCGACATGACATAATAAGAATTACATTAAATGGACGGCCCACTTtagtctaa